ATACGCACGGGACGGGTTGCACTTTTTCGGCATGTATTGCAGCTGAACTTGCGAAAGGGAATTCGCTTTTGGACAGTGTCATGGTTGCGAAAGAATTTATCACAAGTGCGATTAAATATCCGCTTGGAATTGGTCACGGTCATGGTCCAACCAACCATTTTGCTTACCGATTGGAGGATGGGAAATGAGAGCTGAACTAGCTGTATATTTTATCGCTGGAACGCAAGATATTGTTCGTGGAACGTTGCCAGGTGTGTTAGAAGAAGCACTGAAAGCCGGAATTACTTGTTTTCAATATCGCGAAAAAGGAGTAGGCTCACTCCAAACTGCCTCCGAAAGAAAAGAAATGGCGCTAGAATGCCAACAATTATGCGCAAAATATCAAGTGCCATTCATTATTAACGATGATGTTGCCCTAGCCCTCGAAATCGGTGCGGACGGCATCCATGTTGGGCAAAACGACGAGGGAATTCGTCAAGTTATCGCGAGTTGTGCCGGGAAAATGAAAATCGGACTTTCCGTTCATTCGGTTAGTGAAGCAGCGGAAGCAGAACGACTTGGTGCGGTGGATTATATCGGCGTTGGGCCCATTTTTCCCACGATTTCAAAAGCGGATGCAGAGCCAGTGAGTGGAACGGCAATTTTGGAAGAAATTCGCCGGGCTGGAATTAAGCTACCAATTGTCGGGATTGGCGGAATTAATGAAAAAAATTCAGCCGAGGTTCTCACAGCAGGTGCGGACGGGGTATCGGTTATTTCAGCGATTACTCGGTCGGATGATTGCTACTCCGTTATCAAGCAATTAAAAAACCCAGGTTCCCCCTCTTAAAAAGGGCAAACCTGGGTTTCTCATTTTTATAAATCTTCACCATTGGTAGCAATAACGTTCTTGTACCAATCAAAACTTTTCTTCTTATAACGGTTTAGCGTACCTGTGCCGTCGTTGTTGCGATCGACATAGATAAAGCCGTAACGTTTCTTCATTTCAGCAGTGGAGGCACTTACTAGGTCAATACAGCCCCATGAAGTGTAACCCATCAAGTCAACGCCATCTTTAATCGCTTCTTTCACTTGCGATAAATGAGCGCTCAAATAATTAATACGATAGTCGTCATTTACTGTGTAGTTGCCATTTTCGTCTTTTTCTAGTTGATCGATAGCGCCAAGACCGTTTTCTACGATGAAAAGTGGTTTTTGGTATCTATCCCAGAATTCGTTTAGGACAACGCGTAAACCTTGAGGGTCGATTTGCCAGCCCCATTCAGATGCTTCTAGGTATGGGTTTTGTACGCCGCCTAGGATGTTTCCTGCGCCAGCTTTGCGTTTCGACTCGTCAGCTGTTTCGGTTGTGCTCATGTAATAGCTGAAGGAAATGAAATCTACTGTGTTTTTAAGGATTTCTAGGTCTTCTTCTGTTACGTCTAATTCAATATTATTTTCTCTGAAATAGCGTTTCATGTAGCCCGGATAAGTTCCGCGGACATGGACATCGGAGAAGAAGTAGTTTTTGCGCTCTGCTTCCATAACAGCGATAATATCATCTGGGTTGGAAGTTAGCGGATAAGTTGGCATTGCAAGGACCATGCAGCCGATTTGAGCTTCGGGCATGATTTCGTGACCAATTTTTGTAGCCAGCGCGCTCGCCACAAGTTCGTGGTGGACAGCTTGGTATAAGTCTTTTTGTGATAATTTATCTGGGCTTGTAGAAATACCGCCGCTCATGAATGGTGCGTGTAAAATGGAGTTGATTTCATTGAATGTTAGCCAATATTTTACTTTGCCTTTATAGCGATTAAATACGGTGCGGACATAGTTTTCATAGAAATCGATCATTTTTCTATTTACCCATCCGTCGTAAGTTTTCGATAAATGAAGTGGTGTTTCATAGTGAGATAAAGTAATCAGTGGTTCGATATTATGTGCTAGAAGTTCGTCGAATAAATCATCGTAAAATTGTAGTCCTGCTTCGTTTGGCTCAGTTTCGTCACCATTTGGAAAGATACGGGACCAAGCGATGGAAGTACGGAAAACCTTGAAGCCCATTTCGGCAAAAAGTTTCACGTCATCTTTGTAGCGATGATAGAAGTCAATTCCTTCTAATTTTAAGTTATCTGGTGTTGGACCGTCAGTAATGTGACCGAATCCGCCTTTTGGAGTAACATCTTGAACGGAAAGTCCTTTTCCATCGACGTTGTAAGCGCCTTCGAATTGGTTTGCAGCAGCAGCTCCACCCCATAAAAAGTCGGCTGGAAATCCTGTATTTGTATGCATGTTAAAAACTCCTTTTCTACATTTTAAAGTATCTATGAAAAAAACCAAATACTTTTCTAAATACATGCAAAAAAACACGGTACTTAGAAAAATATTTGGTTATGCCCGGCTTTCGTCGGTAACATTCCGATTTATAGTTAAAATATAGCAAAAATAAGGATGATAGTCAATGAAATAAGTAAAGAACTCTTATGGTTTGTGAAGGGAATAAGAGGGAAATAAGTAGATTGAACAACTAAATAGGAACGTGAAAAAAGTTTAGAGGAGGAGTCAGCGTGGGATCAGCGTTTTCAGCTATTTTGTCACCGGCAGTGGGGATTTTGATTAGTCCATTTCCAATTGTAGGACTTATTTTGATTTTACTTAGCAACAAGGCTCGGATTAACAGTATATTTTATACGGTAGGTTGGATTGTTGGGAATATTGCTATTTTCTTTATTGGTTTATTCTTAATGAGTTCGGCGGTCAGCTCGTCCGGAGACCAATCAACCTTGGTCAAAGTGGTACTTATTGTGCTGGGGGTTTTACTAATTTTGCTCGGCGCACATGATTTTACGAAACGTCCGAAAAACGGGGAAAAAGCTGCAACACCGAAATGGTTTGAAAAAATGAGCAATATTAAACCTGGCGGAGCGATGATTTTCGCGTTTGTTCTTTCGGCAGTGAATCCTAAAAATATGTTGCTTTCACTTACGGCAGGGGTGAGCGTTGGGGCACTGAATTTATCGGGTGGGCAAGAAACAACGGCGACGATTATTTTTGGAATTATCGCTTGTTGCTCGATTTATATTCCGACTATCGCGTTCTTACTAGCAGGAAGTCGTCTTAATAACGCATTAGATAGTACGCGCAAATGGCTTATCCAAAACAATTCCGTGATTATGGCTGTGTTGTTCTTATTTATCGGTCTTAGTGTCATTAGTAAAGCATTCTAAAGTGTGAAAAAGCTATTAGTTCTCTAACTAGTAGCTTTTTTGATTTCTAGCACAACTTGTTCACATTTTGCGTTGTGATAGTTCACACAATGTCTACAGACGAGGAAAATAATCTATGCTAATATGGCTATACTTGTCCGTTTAAAGTGGATAAGAATACATAAAACAAAAAGGATGGGTTACATGTTTGACAAACTGATGGGAAAAGCTGCTATTGTTACCGAATCTTCTTATGGTATTGAACGTTTTTTAGATGAAGACGAACAAATTATTCAAATTTTTAAATTTATAAGAGATGAAGTTATTATTACTTCAAAAGGGATTTTTAACATTGATGCACAAGGTATCACTGGGAAGAAAGTAGAATATAAATTCTTTCCGAAAAAGGCTCTAAAGTATGTTTCTATTGAGACAGCAGGTACTTTAGACCGTGACTTTGACTTAAAAATTGGTGTTGAAGGAAACACAGTTGTAACGCAAAACACATCATTTTCTGCTCCAATCGCATTAAAAGTTCATAAAAATGATACTGAAATGGGATTTGCGCTTTATAAAATGATTAAAGGTATGTTATAAATTTTAAAATACTAAAAGAGAAGACGGATTTCGTCTTCTCTTTTGTTATTTCCAGTCCAAATTAGCTGTAACTGGAAAATGATCAGAAGCGGAGAAACCATCCACTTCGTCTACAATAGTTTCATAAGTGTTTACTTGGAATTCATTAGATACAAAGATGTAGTCAATTTTTTCTAGCTCGTTTTCAGGGCGCAGTGGATGGAAATCGTGAAAACATCCGGTTGGGCCTTTTGCTGGTTTTTGAGAGATTAATTGTGCATCTTGGTATTTTTCCGTTATGTAGTTATAGGTTGGTGTGTTAGGCTGGGTGTTAAAATCGCCTAATACAATGACGGGGGAATTTTCTGCAATGATGGCAGCTTTTTTTAGTAAAAGTTGACTGGCAAAAAGGCGCGCCTCCTCTGAGATGTGGTCCAAATGAGTGTTGAAAAGATAGAATTGTTTTCCGTCCGAATCGGCGAATTTCCCCCAAACACAAATTCGCGGAAACATGGCTGTTGAATGGATGGAGGGCACGTCAGGTGTGTCAGAAAGCCAGAAATGACCTTCTTGCAACAATGTAAAACGAGTAGAATTATAGAAAACAGCAGTAAATTCTCCTTTTTCAAGCCCATCATCACGACCTACGCCAAAATAATCCCAATCCAGCATCGCTTTCATGTCGAGCATTTGCGGTAGAAGGGGTTCCTCCACTCCCATGAAATCCCATTGATATTTATCAAGTAATGATTTTGTTAGTGTTTTACGCAATTCCCAGCTCTTTTTCCGCTCAGAAGTATCATCAAAACGAATGTTAAAAGTAGTTACACTGAACATTTTCCCACATCCTTTTTTTATTTAAAAGTTTTACAAAGAGAGTTTAGCATATTTATGAAAACGTTTCACCGATTTGGGTTTTATGTAGTATATATTCTACATTTTTTCCTGAAAAGTAAAACCATTGTATTGTTGTAGAAAGGGAGTGTCACTATGTTGCGAAAAGGTCGATGGTTGCTCATATTATTACTATTGATAGTATTAGTGGCATTATCAGCATGCGAGGACAGCGGGAATGGAGATGTTTCGGGTGTGCCGGCTAAAAAGGAAAAACAGCATTTTCCTCCAAATGATACGAAAAAAGGATGGATAGAACTTCTTGCCACGGATGGAATTTCAAGTCAAGGTAATCTGCCTTGTGTTTATGAAGAGGCGGAATCTGTAGAAAAATTGGAAATTCATATGAAAGAGTTGAGTACGGCAAGCCTAACCTATATTTACATTGACGGCTACATCGTACAAATGGAACAAGGCGGCAACGAACTTTCTTTTCAAATTCAATTAAGTAAAACGGAATTGAGAAAAGGAATCCATGAATTAGCCGTTGTGCAATATCAAGAAAATAACCCCGAAACAAAAAAAGTGGAGTTTTTAAAACGTGCTAAATATGAAGTGAAACAAATAAAAAACGACTAATAATAAACACTTCAGAACCATATTTTTAAAAAGAATGT
The sequence above is drawn from the Listeria monocytogenes genome and encodes:
- the thiE gene encoding thiamine phosphate synthase, with the protein product MRAELAVYFIAGTQDIVRGTLPGVLEEALKAGITCFQYREKGVGSLQTASERKEMALECQQLCAKYQVPFIINDDVALALEIGADGIHVGQNDEGIRQVIASCAGKMKIGLSVHSVSEAAEAERLGAVDYIGVGPIFPTISKADAEPVSGTAILEEIRRAGIKLPIVGIGGINEKNSAEVLTAGADGVSVISAITRSDDCYSVIKQLKNPGSPS
- a CDS encoding glycoside hydrolase family 1 protein; translated protein: MHTNTGFPADFLWGGAAAANQFEGAYNVDGKGLSVQDVTPKGGFGHITDGPTPDNLKLEGIDFYHRYKDDVKLFAEMGFKVFRTSIAWSRIFPNGDETEPNEAGLQFYDDLFDELLAHNIEPLITLSHYETPLHLSKTYDGWVNRKMIDFYENYVRTVFNRYKGKVKYWLTFNEINSILHAPFMSGGISTSPDKLSQKDLYQAVHHELVASALATKIGHEIMPEAQIGCMVLAMPTYPLTSNPDDIIAVMEAERKNYFFSDVHVRGTYPGYMKRYFRENNIELDVTEEDLEILKNTVDFISFSYYMSTTETADESKRKAGAGNILGGVQNPYLEASEWGWQIDPQGLRVVLNEFWDRYQKPLFIVENGLGAIDQLEKDENGNYTVNDDYRINYLSAHLSQVKEAIKDGVDLMGYTSWGCIDLVSASTAEMKKRYGFIYVDRNNDGTGTLNRYKKKSFDWYKNVIATNGEDL
- a CDS encoding GAP family protein yields the protein MGSAFSAILSPAVGILISPFPIVGLILILLSNKARINSIFYTVGWIVGNIAIFFIGLFLMSSAVSSSGDQSTLVKVVLIVLGVLLILLGAHDFTKRPKNGEKAATPKWFEKMSNIKPGGAMIFAFVLSAVNPKNMLLSLTAGVSVGALNLSGGQETTATIIFGIIACCSIYIPTIAFLLAGSRLNNALDSTRKWLIQNNSVIMAVLFLFIGLSVISKAF
- a CDS encoding PH domain-containing protein, which translates into the protein MFDKLMGKAAIVTESSYGIERFLDEDEQIIQIFKFIRDEVIITSKGIFNIDAQGITGKKVEYKFFPKKALKYVSIETAGTLDRDFDLKIGVEGNTVVTQNTSFSAPIALKVHKNDTEMGFALYKMIKGML
- a CDS encoding endonuclease/exonuclease/phosphatase family protein encodes the protein MFSVTTFNIRFDDTSERKKSWELRKTLTKSLLDKYQWDFMGVEEPLLPQMLDMKAMLDWDYFGVGRDDGLEKGEFTAVFYNSTRFTLLQEGHFWLSDTPDVPSIHSTAMFPRICVWGKFADSDGKQFYLFNTHLDHISEEARLFASQLLLKKAAIIAENSPVIVLGDFNTQPNTPTYNYITEKYQDAQLISQKPAKGPTGCFHDFHPLRPENELEKIDYIFVSNEFQVNTYETIVDEVDGFSASDHFPVTANLDWK
- a CDS encoding superoxide dismutase, encoding MRKGRWLLILLLLIVLVALSACEDSGNGDVSGVPAKKEKQHFPPNDTKKGWIELLATDGISSQGNLPCVYEEAESVEKLEIHMKELSTASLTYIYIDGYIVQMEQGGNELSFQIQLSKTELRKGIHELAVVQYQENNPETKKVEFLKRAKYEVKQIKND